The Liquorilactobacillus nagelii DSM 13675 DNA window ATTCCGGCTACAAATGGATTAGTGGCTGAAGATGTTGATCAGACCTTACGAGGAATTGGTCAACTTGCCACGATAGGAATGAAAGAAACTGATCCAGCAATTTTAAAAGTTATGTTAAACAAATAATCAGGAGATAATTGGCTTTTCAGAAATTTGCCAACAAGCAAAATAGTTGAGAATCTCTGTATGCTTGGTAAGCTTGGACATATGGAGGTGAGAAAATGGTTAAACATTCGGAAATTCTAGGCATTAATCATTTAGGTTTAACAGTTCCAGATGTTGATCAGGCAACGCAGTTTTTGAAAGCTGCTTTTGGAGCTAAACTAGCTTACGCCTCCTTGACTCAACAAGATAGCCCTCGGCAAGGCATGGAGGTTGAGCGGCAATTGGGTTTAGCACCAGGCAGTAAAATTGTTCGGCAGCAAATGGTTGTGATTGGTAAGGGACCAAGCTTAGAACTTTTTGAAATTCAAACAGATCAGCAACAGTCACCAGCAACATTAGGTGACCAAGGTATTACCCATTTTTCAATTTTTGTTAATGATCTGAACACGGCCTTGGATAAAGCAGTTGCTGCTGGAGCAACTGCTTTATCAGAAATCCACGGGAACTCAAAGTATGAGGACACGCCAGGAAACGGCAGTGTCTATGTTAAAGCTCCTTGGGGAACTTTAATTGAATTACAAACTATCCCTAATGGTTATTACTATCCTTCAAATAGTGAAGCTAAACTTTGGTTACCAACTGACTAGGTAATATTTTATGTTAAAGAAACTACAAAAAAACGGTAACAGCTAATATCTAGTTGTTATCGTTTTTTGTGGTGTTAAACATTACTTATTTTGTAACATAAGCATCTTTGAAATTATAACTGACACCAGCTGAGTTATAAATAACGCCTTTAACTTTTGGTTTAACTAAAGTTGCTTGTGTTTGTTGGTAAAGTGGAGCAACACCTTGATCTTGCATCAAAATTTTTGCTGCATCGATCATATTTTGCCAACGTTTACTTCCATTAGTTGCATTAGTGGTTCCAGATGCATCAATCAACTTATCGTACTGGCTGTTTTTCCATTTGCCATCATTATATGAATTCCCTGAGGTGAACAATTGTAAAAAGGTAATTGGATCGCTAAAATCGGCGCCCCAACCTGATAAGACGACTTGGAAGTTTCCATTTTCCGCTCGAGTTAAACGAGTTTTGAAAGGAACATTTTCGACAGATACATTAATTCCTGGCAAGTTTTCTTCTAACTGGCTTTGGATGTACTCGGAAACATTTTTGGCACTATCGGTATCATCAGCTAGAAGCGTGAAATCAAATTTTTTGACTCCCAGTTCTTTTAATCCTTCTTGCCAGAGTTTTTGAGCTTTTTGCTTATTATAGCTGATACCAGCTGATGTTTTAGCAGCTGTTGCAAAATCTTTACCTTGATAAGAGGCTAATCCGCTAGAAACAATTCCGGGAGCAGTTGTTGAACCATCTCCTAGAACTTTTTTGACTAATTGAGTTCGGTTGATTGCTAGTGAAATAGCTTCACGAATTTTTTTATTCTGGAACTCTTTTTGTGTTTGGTTATATTCCAAGTAACTGATTCTTGACTCTTTTCGTGGTGTGAAGTCTTTTGAATTTGATAGTTGTTTTGCCTGTTCAGCTCCTAACAATGTTTCATCTAACTTGCCACTTTGATAGAGATTGTAACTGGTAGAAGTACTCTTATTAACGGCAAAGTTAATCTGACTGAGTTTAACGGCTTTCTTATCCCAATAGTCTTTGTTTTTCCGGAGACTCCAAGTTAAGTTGGAACCAGTCCATCCTTTCATAACATAGGGACCATTATAGACAGAATATTTTGAAGCAGTGCCATACTTACTGCCATACTTTTCAACGGTTGCTTTGTTTTGTGGAAAAAAGACAGGAAATCCCATTAGTAACTTGAAATAAGGAACGTGTTTTTCTAAGGTGATTACTAACTTATAGTTGCCCTCGGCTTTTATACCTAAAGTATTAGCAGACTTTTTACCAGCTACAATGGCATCAGCATTTTTGATACCATCAAACAAGTATGAATATTCTGCCCCAGTTGCTGGTTTGACTGTTCGTTGCCAGGAATAAACAAAGTCTTTAGCAGTTACTTGGTCACCATTACTCCATTTAGCATTTTTTCGAAGTGTAAAGGTATATTTCAACCCATTGTTTGAAACCTTGGTTGTTTTAGCAATTCCCGGTTCAATTTTGCTCTTTTTGCCGATGCGATACAAACCCTCACCAGTATTATTCAGCATGTCAAAACTGATTGTGTCGGTAGCCGTTGAGATATTCATAGTTGGTAGTTCAGATGGCTCATCCCAATTAATAACCTGTTTGTCAGCTAAGTTTCCGGCCGAGCTAGAGGCAGATTTTCCACAAGCTGCTAATAAAAGACAACTTGCAACAACAATCCCTAATCCAAATTTTTTCCCCAATTTCATACTTGTTCTCCCCTTGTGATTGTGAGAAAAATTTTTACTTTAAGCAAAAATTTTTCTGTTCCTTTATGTGACATTAATCATAGATTAATAAATGATTAAAATCAATTAAGGATAACTATTGCTAAGAAAGATAAGTAAAGCAGAGAATCTAATTAATAAAATAACTTTTTTGAAACTTATTCTTGCCAAAAACAGACTATTAAATTTTAATTATCAACGAGTATTTTAGTAATTACAGATAATATTTAACTGAGTATTTAATTATCTTTTTGTTTTTGGCTTAAAAAAGAATGCTAGTGTCCGATACTTATTTATTGTAACTAACTTTTTAGATTAGTTACAATAAATACAGAAAGAGAAGTTGATATTATTGGCAAAAAGAAAGAGTATTGGCAAACCTATTGCAAGTTTATTAATTTTAGTAGCAGTTATTCCCATTATTGTTATGTTGACGAGCAACTTTTTAAGCACCAAAGAAATGTTAATTGACCGCAGCAATCGTGATAAAGCAGCGGCAGTTGCTACGGTTGATCACAGCCAATTATCTTTACATAAATCTGCTGAAAAGGGTTTGACTGGAATTTTGGAACAACCAGCATTTAAAGGTGAGTTTAACTTAAAACAAATTGCAGCAGTTATTTCTGCTGCTGAGACTGAAAACGGTACTATTAAGAATGCAATTTTTGCTACATCAGATAATCAGTTTGTGGCGAATAGCAAAAAGTTACCAGCAAACTTTAAGCCAACATCACGTCCTTGGTATCAAGGAGCGGTTACCCATCAAGACGAAATTTTTTGGTCAGCTCCGTTTGTTGATGCTAACAGTGGCCAATATGTTATGAGCGTTTCTAAAGCAGTTCGTGATTCTAAAGGACATTTAGGTGTACTATCATTCAATATTTCATACAATGCAGTTCAGCAGGATTTGACTAAATTACAAATTGGTCGAACGGGGAATGCAATGCTTGTCTCGACTGATGGGGTAGTAGTTGCTTCGAAAAATAAAAAGTTAATTGGCAAGAATATTTCTAAAAGGGTTATTTTTAAGAAAGCTAAATTAGCAAATTCAATCAAAGGTAATTTTTTGCCAAAACATGATACGGCGATTCAACGAGTTTATTATCGAAAAAACCTTAATAGCTCAACGATTGGATTAGCCCAAACTCAAAAAGATGAAATTAAACCGGAGTTATCAGCGATTGTAAAAATATCAATTGTAGTAGCAATTGTTATGGTGATTTTGATTATCTTAATGGCAAGTTCAATCACCATGTTGGTCAAACGAATAATTAATGTTTTTGTATCATCGCTTGAAAAAGTAGGTTTAGGTAAATTTCAAAAAATATCGACGAAATCAATTAAAAATGAAACTGCAGTTGATAAATTTGTTATAAGAGCGGTTATTGCTGATCGGAATGGAAGTGAGATTCAACGATTAACAGCCCATTATAATGAAATGATTAATTCAATCAGCGAATTAGTTAATGGTATTCAGCAAGAAGGTAATAAGGTATCCGAAATGTCGGTTTCTTTACTGGGGTTGTCCAAACAAACAAGTAAGGCCACTGATGAAGTAGCCCAGACTATCACTGGAATAGCTAATGTGACAAGCAGTCAAGCTGAAGAAACCCAAAAAAGTGTTGCACAGCTACAAAGCTTATCAGTAATAGTAAAAGATATGCGGGATAATGTCGTCAGCATCAATGAAAAATCAGAGGAATCTTCGAAGTTCAATCAAAGCAATATTTTAGTTGCTAACGAAGTGAAAGATAATTGGCACCATGAATTGAGTAAAATGCAGCAGTTGACTCAGAATATGAGTGCAACTAATGCTAATATTCAAAATATTGGAAAAATTGTTAATGTTATTAATGGGATTTCTCATCAAACCAATTTGTTGGCATTGAATGCTTCAATTGAGGCTGCTAGTGCCGGAGAAGCGGGAAAAGGTTTTGCAGTGGTTGCTGCTGAAATTCGCAAATTATCGGAACAAAGTAAAAGTTCAACAAAAGAAATTGAAGAATTGATCGATAAGATTCGCACTCAGTCACAACAAATGGTTAAACAAACGACAGATTCGTTAGCAGGAGGTCAGAAGCAAACAGATTTAATTGTAAAATCAATTGAATCTTCTCAAGAAGTTTCCAAACGCAGTGAGTTAATGATTACAGAAATTCGTAAATTGACCAAATCAAGTCAGAAAATAGTTATGATTCAAAATAAGGTTTTGGAAAATTTGGAGAATATTTCAGCGTCAACCGAAGAAAACTCTGCGGGAACCGAAGAAGTTTCAGCTAATTCCGAGGAAGTTTTAGCAACCATGGAAGAATTCACCGGACATATTGCTGATTTAAATAAAATAGCTGATCAATTGCAAAAAAAATTAGCTAAGCAATTCCAAATAATATCGGATTAAGAAAAGTTTAATAGCAAATGAAGCTTTAATTTCATTAGAAGTTTTCTGAATGATAAAAACCGCATTCCACTATTGAGGAATACGGTTTTTTTAAACTGAAAAATTATAAAATATTTAGTTGGTGTTGTTTTATTAGATAGTCTAGTAGGCCAAACGACTTTAAGATACAGCGTCACTGACAAAATCAGTTAACGATTTGCCTTTAAGACCATAACTCAGACCAACTAATAACTTTATCCGTGCTTTTTGCCCATTTAGTCCATGACAAAAAGTAACACCTAAATTATTTAGCTGGATTCCACCACCATCGTAACCATAAACATCTTGGGCAATTCCGTTAAAACAGCGAGAAACTAGGACAACAGGAATTTTTCGGTCTAAGATTTTTTTTAACTCCGGCAAAACAGTAGGTGGTAAATTTCCGGCTCCTAATGCTTCAATTACAACGCCATTGGTTGCTGAATTAGCTAACATTCCCAGAAGTTCTGGATCCATTCCAGCATATGCTTTAATTAAGTAAACATGTTTAATTACATGATCAATCGGATGACAGCTTTGTAATAGTAATTTTTCAAAAAAATGAGCTCCGTTTTTAGTAACTAAGCCAATTGGACCAAAAGTGGGGGTTCGAAAAGTCGCTACATTCGTTGTATGCGTTTTTGTTACATAACGTGCAGTATGAATTTCATCATTCATGACAACTAAGACACCTTTTCCCTTGGCTTGATCACTAGCAGCAGTTTGAATAGCAGTTTGAAAATTATGCAGACCATCTGAACCGATTTCATTAGCCGAGCGCATAGCACCAGTAATTACAACTGGTAAATCATTTGGAACAGTTAAGTCTAGAAAATAAGCTGTTTCTTCTAAAGTATCTGTCCCATGAGTTACAACAATACCGTCAATACCATCTGCCACAGCTTGCATAATTCGTTGTTGAATTAACAGCATTTCTTTTGGCCCAATGTGCGGTGAAGGTAGGTTAAAGAGATCTTCTGTTATTAAGTCTAGTTTTCCGTGAAAAGGATTTTGAAATGCATCAAGTGGGTTATTTGAATTTGGAACAACTGCGCCATCATTATTTTGTGACATAGCAATTGTGCCACCTGTATGCAAAATTAAGATTTTCTTCATTTGATTTGTCCTCCAAAATGAGATGATTATCTCATTATAATCATTGAGAGTGCTTGCTGAAAAGAAAAATTTTTAAAAAAACAAATTAGAAGTTAATTTTTAATTTTTACAAATTAACAAAATCACAAGCAAAAAATGCTTAACAGTTTTTTTGAAACTTGTTTCATAACAAAACGGCTTTTAAATGCTGATACAATGGTCTTTTAAGAAAACTGAGGTAATGTAAACTTAACGTTTTTAAATACTTTTTTCTGCAACAATTTGCAGAAAGCGCTTACTCTATTTAAAAAGATTGTGATAAGTAATACAATACAAAGTGTAAAAACAAATGAGTTCTTAAAGTAATTTTGTTTCTACACATGGTGTTTTTTACATGAGGAGGCCTTCTCTTGATTACACTTAAAGATGTTGCCAAATTGGCTAATGTGGATGTCAGTACTGTATCGCGAGCTATTAACAATACTTCGTATGTACATCCGGATACTAAGTTAAGAATTCTCGAAGCTGTTTCGCAATTAAGTTATCATCCAAATTTAATTGAAAAAGGTTTGCGAAAGGGTAAACGAAAAACGATTGGGTTAGTAGTTCCGGATATGCAGTTAACAATTTACAATGATCTTGCTTGTATCATTGAAAAAAATGCTGTTAAGAATGGATATCAAGTTATCTTATGCATCACTAATAATGATATTTCAAATGAAAAAGCTGGACTACAGCGATTACGAGATAGTTTTGTCGATGGAATAATTATTGTTGGCACAGGGGCTAACAATCGATTGTTGAGAGATATTGCAGTTGGTGGTTTACCAATAATTCAATTGATGCGAGCACAAGATAAAACTCTTAGTAGCGTTGGAGCGGATTATAAGCAGGCTGCAACAGTCGCAACTAGTTGTTTAATTAAACAAGGATGTAAAAAAATTGGTCTGTTGAATGGTCCCAAGAATCTTTTCCCTTATGAAAGACGTTTGGTGGGATATCAAGAACAAATTAGGCAAGCAGGATTGCAAGAATATATTTGTAATTTACCTACATTGAAATCTCAATATTATCAATTTGGTTATGAATCAACGCTAAGTTTAATTCAGCAAGCCAAAAAACTTGATGGGTTATTGGTCGCTACCGATACGATGGGAATGGGAGCAATTCGACAACTAAAAAAGCAGCATTATCAAATACCTGAAGAAATTAAAATTATCAGTTTAACGGGATATTCAATTGGTAGGTATTTAGAGACAACACTTAGTTCGATTGAATTGCCCTTAAAACAAATTGGTATTAGTGCTTTAAATTTGCTATTTAAGAATATCGCCGAGAAACAAATAGAAACAGAACATAAAATTTATTCTGTAAAATTGATTTTGAGAGAAACTTGTTAAATTTAAGGAGAGTGAATAATTATGTCAAAAAATAAAACATTCAAGACAATTTTTCCTGCTATAGCTGTACCTTTTAATGAAGATTATACAATTAATGAGCCCGAGTTCAGAAAGTACATCAATTGGATTGCTTCAATTGATGGAATTGATGGAGTTGTCTGCAACGGACATACCGGTGAAATCACCGCTTTAAGTCGAGAAGAAAGAAAAAGAGTTGTTGAAATAGTTAATGAAGAAGCTGGTGACAAATTAACAATTGTTTCTGGAGTTAACAGTGAGAGCACAGAAGGTGCTATTGAAATGGCACGTGACGCTAAAGAAGCTGGTGCAGATGGAATCTTATTGATGCCACCACATATGTGGTTAAGATTTGGAATGAATCCGCGAGCACCGTTTGAATATATTAAGGATGTTGCTGATGGTGCTGACATTGATATTATTATTCATCTTTATCCAGCGACAACTAAAGCCTTTTATCCAATTGATACCTTACTAAAAATGTGCACAGAAATCCCACATGTTAAAGGAGTCAAAATGGGGACACGAGTTGAACCAATCTATGAACATGATATTCGGGTATTACGTGACAAATCCCCAGAAACAGTTTTATTGACTTGCCATGATGAGACATTGTTAAGCTCAATGTTTCCAGGAATGGATGGAGCTATTATTGGATTTGCCGGTTGTATTCCAGAACTGATTACAGCTGCTTGGAAGGCATATGATCATGGAAATATGGAAGATATTCATCATTATGATGATTTAATCTACCCAATGGCACAAGCAATTTACGGTGGCGGTCAGCCTTCAGGAGAAGCGCATGCTCGTTTGAAAGAAGCTTTAGTACAACGCGGAATCTTCTCAAATGCCTTGATGCGTAAGCCAGTCTTACCTTTGAGCCAAGAAGAAAAAGACTGGGTAGCTAAAGGTATTCGTGATAGTCAAGTAGGAAAAGTCGATCTATTGGTAAAATAGTAATTTAATAAGTTGATATTTGAAATGGATAGCATAAAACTAATTTGATTTTGATTACTTTTATGCTGTCTTTTTTTTAGGGAAAAAGGAGGCAGTCAATTATGTCACTTTTAAGTTCTCAAGCAGTTTTAATAATTATAGGTGTCGCAATAGTCTATATCATTTTTACAGGTTATTTGAGTTTAAGATGGAGTGGTCATTCTAACAATGAATTTATGACGGGAAATAAAAATTTGCCGACTTTTGTTGTAGCAGTGCTCCTAATGTCAGAGTTTATTGGGGCAATGTCAACTATTGGTGCCGCGCAAACAGCATTTACATCAGGATTTGCTGCCGCTTGGTCGATTTTAGCTGCAGTAGTTGGTTTCATTTTGTACGGTCTTTTATTTGCGGACAAACTTTACAAAACAGGTGGTTTTACAATTTCACATGCAATTGAGCAAAAGTATGGTAAATCAACTAAAATAATTGTTTCGATTATTATGATTTATGCTCTGCTGTTGGTAAATGTTAATAATTATATCAGTGGAGCAAGTATTTTGTCAGAAATTTTACAGTTGAAATTGCCGTTGGCGATGATTATTATTGGGGTTATCAGTACATTTTACTTTTGCATAGGTGGGATGAAAAGTGTAGCCTATGTCACAGTTATTCATACTTTTTTAAAATATGTTGGGATCATAGTTGTTTTCATTGCTGCTTTGATGATGACCAAGGGAATTGCTCCAATTAAAGCGGCTTTGCCAGCGTATTATTTCTCAGCAACAGGGCATGTAGGATTAGCTACAATTATTGGCTGGATAATAACAATTACAGGGGCAATATTTTCAACACAGTTTATTGTCCAGGCAATTTCATCTTCTCGAAATAGTCATGAGGCACGAAAAGCTTCTTTTATTGCCGCCTTGTTAGCATTTCCACTTGGACTGATGGTAGCTGTAATTGGAATATGCGCGCGATATCTTTTTCCTAAAATCAATAATTTGTATGCGCTTACAATATTTTTGCGTCACATTAATGTTTGGTTATCTGCTTTGGTAGCAACAGGACTACTAGCATCAGTCTTTATCGGGGTTAGCGCGGTTGCGTTAGGGATTGTTTCTTTAATTGTAGATGATTTTTATGTACCACATTGGAAGCCAACACCAGAAAAACAACTAAAAGTTACGCGAATTATTTCTTTGGTTGTTGGTTTTACACCATTAGTTTTTGCATTTGCTACACCGCAAATTCTTGCATTATCATTTTTCACAAAGGCGTTACGAGTGTCAATCACGATTGTAGCAGTTGTGGCTTTTTACCTGCCAGCTTTCAGTGATACTAAAGGAGCAAATATTGCATTAGTTGGGACAACATTTATTTCCACAGCTTGGTTTTTATTAGGAGATCCATTCGGAATCAGTGATATTTATGTAGCATTATTATCGCCATTGATTTTGATGCTCCTTTGGAGAATGTTTGAAATTTTTACCAAAAATACAGGTAATAAAGCGTTACACCAAGAAAAATAATTAAGAGGGAATTTTGATGAAGCAGTTAAATAATGAGCAATTAAAAGTTTTAAAATCTCATCAACAAAATATTGGTGTTCTAGAAATTAAAGCGGATTTGAAAATTGAAAATCGAAAAGATTTAAGCTTGGCATATACACCTGGAGTAGCAATCTTAGCAGAAATAATTAAAGAATTTCCTGAAACCAAGAATAACTATACGATGAGTGGAAAATTAGTTGCAGTAATTACAGATGGAACGGCGGTTTTAGGTTTAGGAAATATCGGCCCAATTTCTGGGTTGCCAGTTGTTGAAGCAAAGGCGCTAATTTATAAAGATTTAGCGGGGATTAATGCTTTACCATTGGGAATTAAGCAAACTAACGTCTTAGAAACCGTTGCAACAATTAAGAATATTAGTGATAGTTTTGCTGGAATTCATTTGGAGGACATAGCAGCTCCTCGCTGTTTTGAAATTGAAGAAAGGCTGCAGCGTGAGTTAGATATACCGGTTTATCATGATGACCAAGAGGGAACAGCAATTGTGGTGTTAGCAGGCTTAATTAATGCTGCTAAGGTTTGTGGTAAAGAGTTGAAGAAGATGTATATTTTAATTAATGGAGTAGGGGCTGCTGGAGTAGCAATTGCCAAATTATTGCATGCGGTAGGATTTGAAAACCTAACGCTACTTGATCAACAAGGGGTGATTACTTCACAAACAATTACTGCAAACAAATGGCAACTTGAGGCAGCGAGCGGAACAAAAAGAGCTGTATCCGGTGAATCATTAATAGATGCAATAAAAGGCCAAGATGTATTTATTGGCGTTTCGGTTGGAGAAATATTGAATTCAGAAATGATAAAAATGATGAACTCTAGGCCAATTATTTTTGCGCTAGCCAACCCAATTCCAGAAATTATGCCTAAAACTGCAGTTGAGGCGGGAGCGGCTATTATCGCAACTGGGTCTAGTGAATATCCTAATCAAATTAATAATATTTTGGTTTTTCCAGGAATGTTTAAAGGATTACTTGAACAAGGAATTAAAAAAATAACTTTCGAACTTGAAGAAAAAATTGCTCAAGCGATTGCTGGACTAGTAAAGGATCCTTCTAAAAATAAAATAGTTCCCAATGTACTTGATCCAAAAGTAGTTAAAACTGTTTCGGAAGTTTTTAAAAAAATTTATAACTAATCATTAAAAAACTGATCCTAAAAGCAAACGTAATGTCGTTAAGCTTTTAAGATCAGTTTTTGATATTTTCTATCAATTAAGCAGGATTAATAATTTGATATAGCTGACTAGTAAGGGTTGTTTGAATCGCTGCTTTGGAATTCCAGTGGTTAGTCAATAAGACAACAGCATCTTGTCCACTTGAGCTCATTGCGACACTACTTTCAAAGCCAAACCCAATTCCATGTATTCGGTTAAATTGGGTTAACGGGTACATACCAGCTACGTAAGGATCTTTTGAAGTAGTTTGATATAGTTCAGCTTTACTTTGACTCGAAAGTAAAGTTCCATTACGTAACGCTGCAAGTGATTGATACAGATCCCAAACACTCATATAAATATTACTAGCACCAAATTCTCGCGAAATTTCGTATTGCTTAATCTTTTGAGCTTGCCATTGATTATTATTAAAGTTATAACCAATCGGTTGCTGGGGATTATTGAGATACATAAAACCAGTATTTGTTAAGTTCAACTTATCAATTATTTTTTGTTTGATCAGTTTCTCGTAACTTGTTCCAGTTAGTTTGGTTACCACACCAGCTAAAAGAGTATAGTTAACCTCTTGGTAATTAAATTTTCCTAGTTGTTGGCTGCTATATTTGAGATGGCTCAAATTATACTTCAAGACGCCTTCATCGGAAGCTAAATAATTCATTTGTTTTGGTAATTGGTAACCAGAACACATATTTAACATATCTCGAATGGTAACAGTTTGTCCGCCGGGAATTTTAGGGTAGAACTTACCGATTTTATCAGTAAAATTCAACCGATGTTCTTGAATTAGCTGCATTATTAAATAAGCCGTTAATCCTTTTTGAATCGAATTAATTGGATAAACAGAAT harbors:
- a CDS encoding serine hydrolase domain-containing protein; translated protein: MKKFYAVLMTTILLGLMGFVLVGGFFKYKNSVRAGQEKPVTSKHLQQLTYTRDGIKFVNHEPAEKVDSLPSVEKTAIQKQLDKNKFSGTCLLVKNGKIIYLQAFGNANNTTGKLNQINSVYPINSIQKGLTAYLIMQLIQEHRLNFTDKIGKFYPKIPGGQTVTIRDMLNMCSGYQLPKQMNYLASDEGVLKYNLSHLKYSSQQLGKFNYQEVNYTLLAGVVTKLTGTSYEKLIKQKIIDKLNLTNTGFMYLNNPQQPIGYNFNNNQWQAQKIKQYEISREFGASNIYMSVWDLYQSLAALRNGTLLSSQSKAELYQTTSKDPYVAGMYPLTQFNRIHGIGFGFESSVAMSSSGQDAVVLLTNHWNSKAAIQTTLTSQLYQIINPA